One stretch of Patescibacteria group bacterium DNA includes these proteins:
- a CDS encoding virulence RhuM family protein: MKKNIQISKQNSFTEFMLYTAPNGKVKVEIFLRDETVWLTQTKIAELFNVDRSVVTKHLQNIFQEGELDKDATCAKIAQVQTEGLRKVTRDVEFYNLDAIISVGYRVNYAQATHFRIWATQILKEYIIKGFAMDDERLKNPNNIFG, translated from the coding sequence ATGAAAAAGAATATACAGATTTCCAAACAAAACAGCTTTACGGAATTTATGCTCTATACCGCGCCAAATGGTAAAGTAAAAGTAGAGATATTTTTGCGTGACGAGACCGTTTGGTTGACGCAGACTAAAATCGCCGAACTTTTTAATGTGGATAGAAGTGTGGTTACCAAACATCTCCAAAATATTTTTCAGGAAGGCGAATTAGATAAAGATGCAACTTGTGCAAAAATTGCACAAGTTCAAACAGAGGGGTTGCGAAAGGTTACGAGGGATGTAGAATTTTACAATCTCGATGCCATTATTTCTGTTGGTTACCGGGTTAATTATGCACAGGCCACGCATTTTCGTATTTGGGCGACGCAAATTCTTAAAGAATACATCATCAAGGGTTTTGCTATGGATGACGAGAGGTTAAAAAACCCTAACAATATTTTTGGGG
- a CDS encoding pentapeptide repeat-containing protein — translation MSDKKIYTQEEISSLESGKEYENCVFDKHEIKGKELKECVFKQCSFENCNLINTKFNGASFFNCNLSNTNIAGCNFFSAILEKCKLMGLNFSKADSLIGITFIKCNFDFADMRGVDLSSQDLSECSFEETDFSLANLEKTIFVNSRIINIKTNEANLLFTDFRGAELQGFDLRTTNLKGAIFTPQQLQMLATNIGIQVLDSKN, via the coding sequence ATGTCTGATAAGAAAATTTATACACAAGAAGAGATAAGTAGCCTAGAATCTGGTAAAGAGTATGAAAATTGTGTTTTTGATAAACATGAAATAAAAGGAAAGGAATTAAAAGAATGTGTCTTTAAACAATGTTCGTTTGAAAATTGTAATCTTATAAACACAAAATTCAATGGAGCCTCGTTTTTTAATTGTAACTTGAGTAATACCAACATTGCAGGTTGCAATTTTTTCTCTGCCATTTTGGAAAAATGCAAACTAATGGGGTTAAATTTCTCTAAAGCCGATTCCTTAATTGGAATTACTTTTATAAAATGCAATTTTGATTTTGCAGATATGCGAGGCGTTGATTTGTCCAGTCAAGATTTGTCCGAATGTTCTTTTGAGGAAACCGATTTTTCTTTAGCAAACTTAGAGAAAACTATTTTTGTAAACTCTCGTATAATAAATATTAAAACTAACGAGGCAAACTTACTTTTTACCGATTTTAGAGGAGCAGAATTGCAGGGATTTGATCTTAGAACAACCAATCTTAAAGGAGCTATTTTTACTCCTCAACAATTACAAATGTTGGCGACAAATATTGGAATACAAGTACTAGACTCAAAAAACTAA
- the mltG gene encoding endolytic transglycosylase MltG, whose translation MEEVADEKRYLFTKKHTKYFLGFFLVLVLLSPALFYFYYQGAVERTNYPEEKIASNEDLTLPVDVIIKPGDTTTQISDLLYQNDLINSASLFKLYLFINKGKTIQAGHYRVPLNLNLPELVDFFGKGTFDIKATFLEGWRVEQYAEYISEAFNNPSLGSEFLKIAQPYEGFLFPDTYFIPREATPELILNLLRDNFTSRVDPLLPRNVFVAPEYGLNEAVILASILEREVASSEDRPIVAGILFKRLKNDWPLDADATVQYVIGQEGNWWPSNLTLDDINSYSSYNTRQVEGLPPGPICNPSLDAIKAALAPQETAYWFYLNGKDGLIHFAKTIEEHNANIATYL comes from the coding sequence ATGGAAGAAGTTGCAGACGAAAAAAGATATCTGTTTACTAAAAAGCATACTAAGTATTTTTTGGGGTTCTTTTTAGTTTTGGTTTTACTCTCTCCAGCTCTGTTTTATTTTTACTACCAGGGGGCTGTTGAGAGGACAAATTATCCTGAAGAGAAAATTGCGTCAAACGAGGATTTAACTCTTCCAGTTGATGTCATAATTAAACCCGGAGATACCACTACTCAAATTTCCGATTTACTTTACCAAAACGATTTAATTAACAGCGCTTCTTTATTTAAATTATATTTATTTATCAACAAAGGAAAAACAATTCAAGCTGGTCATTACAGGGTTCCTTTAAATTTAAATCTTCCCGAGCTGGTGGATTTTTTTGGCAAAGGAACATTTGATATTAAAGCCACCTTTTTAGAAGGGTGGAGAGTAGAACAGTATGCCGAGTATATTTCCGAAGCATTTAATAATCCTTCGTTGGGATCTGAATTTTTAAAAATAGCCCAACCTTACGAAGGGTTTTTATTTCCCGACACTTATTTTATTCCCCGGGAGGCTACGCCAGAGCTTATTTTAAACCTGCTTCGCGACAATTTTACTTCTCGTGTTGATCCCTTGTTACCTCGCAATGTTTTTGTTGCGCCGGAATATGGTCTAAACGAGGCTGTTATTCTGGCATCGATATTAGAAAGAGAAGTAGCAAGTAGCGAGGATAGACCCATTGTGGCTGGAATATTATTTAAAAGGCTAAAAAACGATTGGCCATTAGATGCTGATGCCACAGTACAATATGTAATTGGACAAGAGGGAAATTGGTGGCCTTCCAACTTAACACTTGATGATATTAATAGCTATTCTTCTTACAATACCAGGCAAGTTGAAGGGTTGCCACCAGGTCCGATTTGTAATCCTAGTTTAGATGCTATTAAAGCCGCACTTGCCCCGCAAGAAACAGCCTACTGGTTTTACTTAAATGGTAAAGACGGTCTGATTCATTTTGCAAAAACAATCGAAGAACACAATGCCAATATAGCAACCTACCTCTAA